TAGCTTTCCGGCAAAAATTCATGAGTGGCGCGCACCGAGGCCTCCCAGATCCTCGCCAGCTCGGGGTAATCGCTATTTTTGGGGGTATGGATAACCGAATGCTCACGCATGCCCGCTGTCTCTTGTCGAAATAGGTGTAGATGGACAAAACGATAGACCTAAAAAAGCCCCGCATCTTGTCCAGAAGCAGGGCTTTTTCAATTTTTACAATCAGTCGCGCTTTTCGGCCCACAAATCGTATTCGTCGGCGTCGGTCACGGTGCACCAGACCTTGTCGCCCGGCTTCAGGCCGCTGGCATCGTCGATAAACACGTTACCGTCGATCTCCGGCGCATCGAAGAAGCAGCGGCCGACCGCGCCTTGCTCGTCAACTTCGTCGATCAGCACTTCGATTTCCTTGCCGATGCGCAGTTGCAGGCGCGCCGAGCTGATCGCCTGTTGATGCGCCATGAAGCGCTCCCAGCGATCCTGCTTGACCTCGTCCGGGACCACGGCCAGGTCCAGCAGATTGGCCGGAGCGCCTTCGACCGGCGAGTACTGGAAGCAGCCGACGCGGTCCAGCTGGGCTTCGGTCAGCCAGTCCAGCAAGTACTGGAAGTCTTCTTCGGTCTCGCCGGGGAAACCGACGATAAAGGTGGAGCGGATGATCAGTTCCGGGCAGATTTCGCGCCAGTTCTTGATACGCGCCAGGGTCTTGTCTTCGAAGGCCGGGCGTTTCATGGCCTTGAGCACTTTGGGGCTGGCGTGCTGGAACGGGATGTCCAGGTACGGCAGGATCTTGCCGGCGGCCATCAATGGAATCAGCTCGTCCACGTGCGGGTACGGGTAAACGTAGTGCAGGCGCACCCACACGCCCAGGCTGCTGAGGGCTTCGCAGAGTTCGGTCATGCGGGTTTTCACCGGCACGCCATTCCAGAAACCGGTGCGGTATTTCACGTCGACGCCGTAGGCACTGGTGTCTTGGGAAATCACCAGCAGCTCTTTCACGCCGGATTTGACCAGGCGCTGGGCCTCGTCCAGCACATCGCCCACCGGGCGGCTGACCAGCTTGCCGCGCATCGACGGGATGATGCAGAAGCTGCAGCTGTGATTGCAGCCTTCGGAAATCTTCAGGTACGCGTAGTGACGCGGCGTCAGCTTGATGCCTTGCGGCGGCACCAGGTCGATCAGCGGGTTGTGGTCCTGGCGTGGTGGTACCACCTGGTGCACGGCGTTGACCACCTGCTCGTACTGCTGCGGGCCGGTCACGGCGAGTACGCTTGGGTGTACGTTGCGGATATTGCCTTCTTCCACGCCCATGCAGCCGGTCACGATGACCTTGCCGTTTTCCTTGATGGCTTCGCCGATCACTTCCAGGGACTCTGCCTTGGCCGAGTCGATGAAACCACAGGTGTTGACCACCACCACGTCCGCGTCCTGGTAAGTGGACACAACGTCATAACCTTCCATGCGCAGTTGCGTGAGAATGCGCTCGGAGTCGACCAGAGCCTTCGGGCAACCCAGGGAAACAAAGCCAACCTTGGGGTTGGCTTTTGCGATGGTGGTGGACATGTCTAACCTCGGTATCGAATGTCGCCGCCACCGTGAAGGGCGGGCAGCGGACGGGCGCTTGGTGCGCCTCTGATCAAAAAGTGCGCAATTCTAGCGGCGTGCAAGGCACTTGACCAGCTTTATGCGGGGAAATGCGACGAGCGCTGTGCTCTTCAATACCCCAATGCCTAAGCAAATAATTCAGCATGGCTCCCCAAGTCCACAAAGGTGATCAGGTCAGCCCGCGAGTGCTCGTAAATCAGCAGGAAATCACCACCAATATGGCATTCTCTAAATCCGTCCCAATTTCCGGTAAGCGCATGGTCTCGATACTCGGCGGGTAGTTGTTCGCCTAAAAAAAGCATCACCATTACTCCCCGTACTTCATTCATGTCTCGACGCCCGGCGCGTTTATAACGCTCCCAGGACTTTTTAAACTCAGGCGTCTGTGCGCATTGCTTGGGTATGTCAGCGCGTTTTTGCTTCTTCTCCTGCTTCGCCATCGGCGTCCCTTAGCATGTCATCGATCGAGTCGAACTGGCGACGGATAGCATGCGCTTGCTTCATGGCGCGAGCGGTTTTCTCCGAAGGGATGCGTACCTCGAAAGGCAGCCCTTGCGTCGTCACGACCTGACGGAGGAAAAGACGCATGGCGTCACTGAGGCTAAGCCCACAGGCATTGAGCACAGCAGTGGCACGCTCCTTCAAATCCTCGTCTATGCGACAACGCACATCAGTGGTTTTCAGTAATGCAGACATATCGTGACTCCCTATCAAAAATGTAGCTACGTTGTGGCTACGTCTTGAGTATGGATCAACCCGTCAAAACCGGGCAAACGCTTTTTGCTCCAAGCGTGACGCCCGGCAATCCATACGTCGGAATCACCGTGCCTGTAACACGCGAAAACGTAGCGTTGGTACCCAATGACGTCAATGCAGGCAAAAAGACGCCTGTTTTAATGCAGAGAAATGCGACCAGTGCTGCGCTATGCTTCGCGCCGTTGCGTGTAGGTAAAATCCTAAGGTCAACAAAACGTCTGTTACGAGAAGTAAAACAGCGCATGCTAGGGTCAGTTTGAGCACGTTGTTTATAAGAGACCTCAGGTCAAAGGGCAGGAGTGGTTGATGGGTCAGGCAAGTAGTCAGGCAGCGGGTGCCGAGCATTCCAACGCCAAGCCGATTGGCATGCTGGTGGCAGCGGTCGGGGTGGTTTACGGCGATATCGGGACCAGCCCGCTCTACACCCTTAAAGAGGTGTTCAACGGCGGTTACGGGGTACAGGTCAACCATGACGGGGTATTGGGGATCCTCGCGCTGATCTTCTGGTCGCTGATCTGGGTCGTGTCGATCAAATACATGCTGTTCGTGCTGCGCGCCGACAACCAGGGCGAAGGCGGCATCATGGCGCTGACTGCTCTGGCACGGCGGGCGGCGGGGGAGCGCAGGAAATTGCGCAGTTTCCTGGTGGTGTGCGGCTTGTGCGGCGCGGCGCTGTTCTACGGCGACAGCATGATCACGCCGGCGATTTCGGTGTTGTCGGCCGTGGAGGGCCTGGAGCTGGCGTTCGACGGCCTGGATAGATGGGTAGTGCCTATCGCACTGGTGGTGCTGGTGGCGCTGTTCCTGATCCAGAAACACGGCACCGACCGTATCGGCAAGCTGTTCGGGCCGGTGATGGTGACCTGGTTCCTGGTGCTGGGCGGCCTGGGCGTGTATGGCATCACCCTGCACCCTGAGGTGCTCAGCGCCATGAACCCGATGTGGGCCGTGCGCTTCTTCGAGGCTCACCCCGGCATCGGCGTGGCCATCCTCGGCGCGGTGGTGCTGGCGCTGACCGGCGCCGAAGCGTTGTATGCCGACATGGGCCACTTCGGCCGCAAACCCATCGCCCGTGCCTGGTTCATCCTGGTGTTGCCGGCGCTGGTGCTCAACTATTTCGGCCAGGGCGCCATGCTGTTGGGCGATCCGGAGGCGGCGCGCAACCCGTTCTACCTGCTGGCGCCGAGCTGGGCGCT
This genomic stretch from Pseudomonas orientalis harbors:
- a CDS encoding type II toxin-antitoxin system RelB/DinJ family antitoxin, with product MSALLKTTDVRCRIDEDLKERATAVLNACGLSLSDAMRLFLRQVVTTQGLPFEVRIPSEKTARAMKQAHAIRRQFDSIDDMLRDADGEAGEEAKTR
- a CDS encoding type II toxin-antitoxin system YafQ family toxin: MAKQEKKQKRADIPKQCAQTPEFKKSWERYKRAGRRDMNEVRGVMVMLFLGEQLPAEYRDHALTGNWDGFRECHIGGDFLLIYEHSRADLITFVDLGSHAELFA
- the rimO gene encoding 30S ribosomal protein S12 methylthiotransferase RimO; translation: MSTTIAKANPKVGFVSLGCPKALVDSERILTQLRMEGYDVVSTYQDADVVVVNTCGFIDSAKAESLEVIGEAIKENGKVIVTGCMGVEEGNIRNVHPSVLAVTGPQQYEQVVNAVHQVVPPRQDHNPLIDLVPPQGIKLTPRHYAYLKISEGCNHSCSFCIIPSMRGKLVSRPVGDVLDEAQRLVKSGVKELLVISQDTSAYGVDVKYRTGFWNGVPVKTRMTELCEALSSLGVWVRLHYVYPYPHVDELIPLMAAGKILPYLDIPFQHASPKVLKAMKRPAFEDKTLARIKNWREICPELIIRSTFIVGFPGETEEDFQYLLDWLTEAQLDRVGCFQYSPVEGAPANLLDLAVVPDEVKQDRWERFMAHQQAISSARLQLRIGKEIEVLIDEVDEQGAVGRCFFDAPEIDGNVFIDDASGLKPGDKVWCTVTDADEYDLWAEKRD